CTCCCATGCTCCCGGGAATGAGCACGGGTTGGCCGACTGACCGGTACGTCTCGGGGACCTCTTCACGGCCCGCCGGAAACGCCCGCGTCGATCCCTTGCGGTGGACGTACAGCTCGCGTTTTTCACCGTCGATATCGTGGGATTCGAGCTTCGCGCTGTTGTGGGCAACGTCGTACAGCAGTTCCATTTCCATGTTCTCCCACGACCGACCGAACACCTCCTCGAACACCTCTCGGGTTCGGTGCATCACCACCTGTCGGTTGACCCACGCGAAGTTGATCGCCGCACACATCGCGGCGTAGTACGATGCCGCGAGTTCGCTGCCCGCCGGCGCGGCCGCCAGCTCGGTGTCCGGGAGTGATTCGAGTAACTCGGAGTGACTCTGTTCGATCGCGTCGAGGTAGTCGGTGCACACTTGATGGCCCAATCCACGGCTTCCGGTGTGGATGAGCACGACGATCTGCTCCGGTTTCAATCCGTACGTATCGCCGATCTCCGAATCGAACACGTCGGTCACGCGCTGTACTTCGAGGAAGTGGTTTCCGCTGCCGAGGCTTCCGATCTGGGATTTCCCCCGGTCTTTGGCCTCCTGTGAGACCGCGTCCGGATCCGCGTCGGTCCGTCTCCCCTCGTCCTCACACCGTCGGAGGTCCTCCTCAACCGCGTAGCCGGCATTGAGCGCCCACTCCACGCCGTCGGCGAGAATCTCCTCTACGGTCTCACGGTCTTTTTCGAGCACGCCGCCACCACCGAGGCCACAGGGGACCGACTCGAAAAGCGTCTCGACCAGTTCCGGCTCTGATCCCTTGAGATCCTCGTAGGTGAGGTTCGTCCGCATCATTCTCACACCGCAATTTATATCATACCCCACAGCTCCGGGCGAGAGACAGCCGGTTTCCGCGTCGATGCCCGCGACGCCACCGACCGGAAAGCCGTACCCCTGATGGCCGTCAGGCATACAGACGGCGTATTTGGCGATCCCCGGCAGCTCTGTCGTGTTTTTCAGTTGTTGGAGTGTTCTGTCGCCGCTGATCTCCTCTAGCAGCGACTCGCTGGCCAGTACCCGTGCGGGTGTGTTCATGTCGCCGGTTCGTGGAATTTCCCACACGTTGTCCCGCACCTCTTCGAGCGTGATGCTGTTGGTCTCGTAGGTGCGCATGATGTGATCCGTGATAGCTAGGGCCGTGGCATAGAATAGCGTTGTGATCGAAGTTTCTTGTAGGTGGTGTAACTCATTGGGCGGGTACTCGTGAACGAATCGCCCGGATTGCTGGTCTCGTTCAGGCACTTTACCCAGATCAGAAATTTTGTCGGGTCTCTCAGGGACTCGAGTCGCCCTTTCCAACCAACTCGTCCATACCGGTGTCCGCGAGCCACTGTAGCACCGTCGTCACCTCCCCGACGCCGTCTACTCGGTAGGTGGCTGCCGTCTCGTCGGTGCCGACGTGAACGCCGATTCCCTCGGGTGCGATGGCGCGAAACACGTCCTCATCAGTCGTATCGTCGCCGATGTACATCGGGAGGCACTCCTCGGAATAGCGTTGGAGGAACCACCGAACAGCTTCGCCTTTGTCCCAGTCGATCGCTGGCCGTATCTCCACGATGTTTGCCCCCCGCGTACACCGGAGACCGCCGCCGTCTTCGACGACGGTATCGACGATGGATCGGATCCGGGCTGTGGTCCTCTCGTC
The sequence above is drawn from the Halocatena salina genome and encodes:
- a CDS encoding RtcB family protein — its product is MRTYETNSITLEEVRDNVWEIPRTGDMNTPARVLASESLLEEISGDRTLQQLKNTTELPGIAKYAVCMPDGHQGYGFPVGGVAGIDAETGCLSPGAVGYDINCGVRMMRTNLTYEDLKGSEPELVETLFESVPCGLGGGGVLEKDRETVEEILADGVEWALNAGYAVEEDLRRCEDEGRRTDADPDAVSQEAKDRGKSQIGSLGSGNHFLEVQRVTDVFDSEIGDTYGLKPEQIVVLIHTGSRGLGHQVCTDYLDAIEQSHSELLESLPDTELAAAPAGSELAASYYAAMCAAINFAWVNRQVVMHRTREVFEEVFGRSWENMEMELLYDVAHNSAKLESHDIDGEKRELYVHRKGSTRAFPAGREEVPETYRSVGQPVLIPGSMGAGSYVLCGGEAAMTETFGSTAHGAGRVMSRTQAKQEFWGGDVQQELQDQQHVYVKADSGATVAEEAPDVYKDVDEVVAVSEALGIGDPIARTFPVCNIKG